The region CAGTGGTGGTGGGGCAGGGTGAGCCCCCACACctccctggccttgctggggTGCCACCACACGCAGGGGTTGTGCCCAGGAGCCGTGCCCGCCTTCCTGAGCACTGGGTGTTTAacctccaggctgaacccccccagttccctcagccgctccccagcagacctgtgctccagaccctgccccagctccgttgcccttctctggacacgctcgagtcattcaatggcctttttggggtgaggggcccaacactgaacccactcatcgaggggcggcctcaccagtgccgagtacagggctcagatcccttccctgtccctgctggccacgctggtgctgacacaagccaggatgctgtttgCCGCCTTGGCCACATGGGCACGCTGCCAGCTCATATATAGGCGGCTGCAGAGCAATCTCTCCAGGTCCTTTTCCAGAGCAGCTTTCCAGACACTCTGCCCTAAGGTCTGTGGTGTTGCGTGGGGATGTTGTGACCCAAGTgttgtgtccagagaagggcaacggagctggggcagggtctggagcacaggtctgctggggagcggctgagggaactgggggggttcagtctggagaagaggaggctgaggggagacctcatcgccctctgcaattccctgccaggagggtgcagagaggggggatgagtctctggagccaaggagccagcgccaggccccgagggaatggcctcaagctgcccagggcagggtcaggctggctctgaggaaggatttctgtgcagaaggggctgttgggcgttggaatgggctgcccagggcagggggggagtccccatcccttggggggttgaagagtcgggctgacccagcgctgagggatctgggggagttgggaacggtcagggggagggtcgtggttgggctggaggagcttcaagggcttttttaacccagatgattctgtgattctgtcaagTGCAGCACCCACCATTCGGCCTTAGTGAacctcccccagctgggctcagcccatagCTCCCCCAGGTCTCTGTGTGGAGCCCCCCCGCCCTCGGACAAACCAACACTCCCACCCCACTGGGTGTCGTCGGAACAATCAGCGGCCGTGACTGACCCTTCGCCCTGAGGTAACGGCGCGACGGCCTCCGGGCGCCGCCTCACACCAACCCCGCCCCGACGGACCAATGGCGGCGCCGTTGCCGATCACGTGAGGCCGGGGGGGGCGTGTCTGGTGCAGAAAATGGCGGCGTCGACGTCCCCGCGCCTCGTCCTGAGGagcgcggccgggccccgccccttCGGGGTAAGGTGCTTCCGGTCACGTGGGACCATGTCGTATTTCCGGTCAGTCGACGTCACCTCCGGGAGAGGCGGGGCTTCTACCGGAAGCGCGTGAGGACGGGGAGAGAATGGCCGCGCGCGGTGGCTTCTTGCGCGTGACGTCACGCGGCCTACTTCCGGCATGGGGCCAGCGCGCGGCCCGGAAGTACCGCCCCGAGGGCCCGGTGGGGAGCAGGGCCCTGCTGTGGCGCCTCCCCCCGGTGCCATGGCAGGGCAGACGCAGGTAGGAGCCCTCCCTGCTTCAGAGGCCGGCctggcccggccgcccgcccccctccTGCCTCTCTGGGGCAGAGGcgctgctgctccccctcagCAGTCACCATCATGGCCGTCTCTggctccttctcctgcccccatttccctcccccccaccctcccagcccctccacgGCGATGTCCCCCTCCAGCCCTCTgcgctgccacctcctcccccccccccccccccccccccccccccgtgatgTTGCCTCCTTTCAGCCATCGCTGTCTCTTTGACAGCCACGTGGCGCCCTCGAGGCGTTGGCGGGACAGGGCCCTGTGGAGTGTAGGGCCCAGAAAATAGCCCCGAGCTCCAGGCGACAGCTCACCAAGGTGTCATTCCCTGAAGGGCCGTAATTCCACCCCGCCAGGGTGTGCAGCCTCCTGGGGAGGAATTGCCCACTGGAGCTCTAAATTCCCAGGGGTGAAAATAGCacctgggaaaaacaaacaaaaaaaaaagtctatgaaaCCTTTCTCCCCCCGTGGGCCTTCATGTGTGACGGAGGGTGCAACCCTTGTGTGGCAGGAGCCGGTGATCTTCGAGGACGTTGCTGTCTATCTGAGCCGCGCGGAGTGGGACGCCATCGCGGTGGAGCAGAAGGACCTGTACTGCAGCGTCATGCTGGACAACTACGAGCTCTTGACATCCCTCGGTAAATCTGCAGTTTTAACTCCTGGATTTTGGCTCGAGGGAGGGGcacagctggggcaggggagCTTCTGTCGCATTTGACTCCGTCAGAACTTTCATGCTTCTGGGGCTTAGCGGGGCTGATCAGCTTATTTTGAACTCTGGCTACAGGGCTGGGGTAACTGCTCCAAGCACCTGCAGTCCTGGGGGGTTTAGTGCTGAGAAAACGCAGGATTGGGACTCTTTGAGCTGATGGCCGCCTCTGAGTGCGTAACCGCAGGTGAACGGCCTGCCCTGAGGTGAGGCGGGGGCCTGGCCGTGGGCCAGTGTCCCGTCCCCTGGGTGCTGTGGCTGCAGTGGGGCAGGACTTGCAGCCCATACCTGCCCGGGTGCAGGGGAGCAGACCTGTCAGGCGTCAGCAGCGTTCCCTGAACCACCAAGGTCCCCTCAGAGGACTTGCCCACTGCCACCAAGACAGGATGGAGATCTCTGATTACCTGCGTGAAGGGTCTGAGCCAGGCACCTGGGAGGAAATACCACGCCCAGGAGCTGCTCCTAGGATGAGCAGCAGATAATCCCTCGCTGGGAAAGCCTGCCAGCAGAGTTGGGACTTGGTTCTGCCCGTGTCTTTGTGAATAAATCTCTGGCTGCAGTTCTAATGTCTCATTTGCTTTTTTCGATGTTTTGGTGTCATTTCTGCTTGGGCTTTTCTGGTCACGGAGAAGTGCAGCTTGGGGTGTCACAGAGAAGACCTTTATTTTCTCATGTTAACAATTTATTCCTAGAGTTTGTATCAGAGTAACACACTCTGTTCCACCCCCCAGGTTATCCAGGCCCCAAACCTGACATTTTATTCCGGCTGGAGCGTGGGGAAGAGCCATGGGTCTGCACACCACAGAGCCCAGTGAGGTGGGATGGATCTGTCAGCCCTTATCCAGGTGAGCAGGAACAATCCAACCCCCATAGGACCAGTTACCTCGACAGGGTGGTGGCATGTTCCGAAATCCACCCCAAGCTCCTTCTCTGTAGCTGTGACCGCGTGTGTCTGGGGTTCCCTCTTGCCCTCCTGTTCAAATCCCTCCCCCACTCACTGCCTGTTTTGGGGCTTCTCCCACTTTTCCCTCTGGCCCTGCAGCCCTccctgcacagagcagcagcaacgTCAAAGGAAATCTGGAGACTGCTGCTCCTCTCCCTCGAGCCACACATAATCCTCCCCCCGTTCAGTCACCTGCGAGCAGGGTTGTGACTTTCTggtggctgctggcagcagacagggcttcctcctccagccccacggcttcccctgccaggagggtgACATCCATCTGGTTTCCCTGCAGGACATGAGGGCGACATGAGCTGGCAGAAGCAGCCTCCCTCAGGCTGGTGGCCTGGTCACAGTGGGTCCTGTGTGCTGGAGGAGAGGACACAGACCCCCCGCCAAGGTGAGTCCTGCTCCCCACCCTTCCTCACCACCAGACTCTGCAGCAAAGAGCCCATGGTGGgctccagccccatccctgtccccagcactgcgCTGTCATCGCTGCCAGGGCTTCTCCCACCCCTGTGTAAGGCAGCATCCGCAGGCAGAGGTCAGGGTCCCCCTGAACAGGGGAGAATGGATTTTCCTTACTGTCAGCATCTCCCCCGTTCCTTCAGCGTAGTCCCTCTCTCCCTGTCCCATCACAGTGCCCCAGTTAGGAAGAAGACAAACTCTTTCCAACCCTCTCTCAGCAGGAGGGCGGTGTGTGCACTGGCGTCTCCGGTCTAGAAGGCTGCTGAACAAGTTCAAGTGTCTCAAGGGTAGGAGCGAGTTGCTGTCAGAGGCGGCCGGCAGAGGAATGAGGCCACTGGAAAGCCGAGAGCGGGCACAAGCGGTCTTCAAGCCTTGGAagggaggagaagcagagaaTAAACAAGGGGTCATGGCAAACGTAACCCAAAGCAAAAGATTCCCACTTTGCCCAGTGATGGGACAGCAGAACAAAGAGACAGATCCTCAGGAGCATCTGTGTGGTGACCCGAGGGAGAAGCTTCAAAGGACTGCCCAAAAAAGTCAACACACTTTGGGAGAAGTGACATTTCTCCAGGGAAATGGGGAAGTGTTTGTCAAGGATCTGAATGAGATTATTTTGGAAGAGCATTGTTACTGCATGATGGGTGAGACACGGCTCTTGCATTACACCCAACATCTGTGTGCTCTGACAGAACACAACTACCACAAGAACCCCGACGTGGGTGTCTTGGCACTTAAGGACCACGAATACTGTCAGGTGCCATGGTTTCGTTATCAGGGCAGAGTTGGTAAAATCCTTCATCTTGCTGGTAAGCAGCAGGCCACGTTTCGCAGGCTGGCAAAGCGAAAATTCCTAATAGGGAAAATCATCAGGAAAGCCAAGCGAATTATGTGGCGTTGCAAGTCTTGGGTCAGCAAGGTGTTGGAGTTTCCTCAGGGTTCCTCTAGCACCAGATGTCTTCCGGAACCTGCCATTCCTCCTGCTGAGGCAGAAGATGGCCCCACAGAAGGAACGCGTGGGGTGTTTTGTCCTCCTGCAAAGCAGGaggctgtgcccccccagcctcagagcagggctgtgtcccAAGGAGTGACATCAGCAGCACTTCGCACCCCTGTGGTGTGTTTTGAACCCACAGCTGCACACCCACCCTCCAGTGCAGCCACAGAGGTGAAGATGGAAGCGACGCACCCTGAGGTGTCCTTATGCCACAAGGTGCAGTGGGCACAGCTGACCGGGAGCCCTCACCCTGAGCAAAACGTTGAACTTCTTAAATCTAACAATGTTTCACTGCATGATGCATATAAAATGGTGATGTGGGCTGTCGACCACATGTTGGACTCCATATGCCAGAACCTGGAGCATGGTGGCTACTCATGGTGTAAGGATGCTACTTGGCCCGTCGTCATTCAGACAGACAGCTGATTGTCAGCAGGTCGGCCGTGACTCTTCTCTCTGTCGAGGGGAACAGTCGGGGCCTTCTTCCCTGCAGCAAAACCCACTGAAGAGAGAAGAAACGCTGTGAAAGGTGCACAGAAGTGGATTAGTGCATATAAAACTCGGCATGTGGTGCCTCCTGGGAAAACTGGGATTGTCTGGGAGGCTTCAGGGAAAAGGCCAAGGGAAAGGGAAGGATCAGTGTGGGTAAAAGGGGGAAGCACAGGAAAACAGTGAAAGGGGACTGGCAGGCAGCCGCATGTGAGCAGGCAGCTGGTCGGTATGTTTTCTAGCAGGGCTGTAATCGATCGCTGTGGTCTTTCCTGTCTTCtcattaaactgttttaaattatTGTCTATGTTTTCACATCCTCTGGTCAGCTGTGTGTGGGCTGTGCTCGCAGCCGCCCACTGGGCCCAGGCAGGGAGGAATCCCCCAAGGTCTTCAAGGCACCGGACTCGGCTGCCATtagtgctttgctttgcttgatGCAGGCAGCATGCCCTGATTTCTGGTGTTTCCCACTATTATTTTGAGCAGAGTGAATGGAGAGAAATTTTTAGGGTACAATATGACAGGGGGACTTTGTTTTTGTGATGAGGCCTTGCAGCTATTACTTATAAAAGCAGATGGGGACGTACCATGCAGAACCCTGCAGCATTCACTTTctaaaaaaactggaaaaaaaaaatcacccgtTCAGCAGATCCCTGTAACGGGGACGTTGTAACAGCTGTCAACAGGAGACGGGTCCGTGGCTAGAGGTGAAGCTCCCTGAATTCAACCATGGGAGGTGCCAG is a window of Athene noctua chromosome 2, bAthNoc1.hap1.1, whole genome shotgun sequence DNA encoding:
- the LOC141958224 gene encoding uncharacterized protein LOC141958224 isoform X2, whose protein sequence is MGPARGPEVPPRGPGGEQGPAVAPPPGAMAGQTQEPVIFEDVAVYLSRAEWDAIAVEQKDLYCSVMLDNYELLTSLGYPGPKPDILFRLERGEEPWVCTPQSPVRWDGSVSPYPGHEGDMSWQKQPPSGWWPGHSGSCVLEERTQTPRQGGRCVHWRLRSRRLLNKFKCLKGRSELLSEAAGRGMRPLESRERAQAVFKPWKGGEAENKQGVMANVTQSKRFPLCPVMGQQNKETDPQEHLCGDPREKLQRTAQKSQHTLGEVTFLQGNGEVFVKDLNEIILEEHCYCMMGETRLLHYTQHLCALTEHNYHKNPDVGVLALKDHEYCQVPWFRYQGRVGKILHLAGKQQATFRRLAKRKFLIGKIIRKAKRIMWRCKSWVSKVLEFPQGSSSTRCLPEPAIPPAEAEDGPTEGTRGVFCPPAKQEAVPPQPQSRAVSQGVTSAALRTPVVCFEPTAAHPPSSAATEVKMEATHPEVSLCHKVQWAQLTGSPHPEQNVELLKSNNVSLHDAYKMVMWAVDHMLDSICQNLEHGGYSWCKDATWPVVIQTDS
- the LOC141958224 gene encoding uncharacterized protein LOC141958224 isoform X1, which encodes MGPARGPEVPPRGPGGEQGPAVAPPPGAMAGQTQEPVIFEDVAVYLSRAEWDAIAVEQKDLYCSVMLDNYELLTSLGYPGPKPDILFRLERGEEPWVCTPQSPVRWDGSVSPYPGHEGDMSWQKQPPSGWWPGHSGSCVLEERTQTPRQAGGRCVHWRLRSRRLLNKFKCLKGRSELLSEAAGRGMRPLESRERAQAVFKPWKGGEAENKQGVMANVTQSKRFPLCPVMGQQNKETDPQEHLCGDPREKLQRTAQKSQHTLGEVTFLQGNGEVFVKDLNEIILEEHCYCMMGETRLLHYTQHLCALTEHNYHKNPDVGVLALKDHEYCQVPWFRYQGRVGKILHLAGKQQATFRRLAKRKFLIGKIIRKAKRIMWRCKSWVSKVLEFPQGSSSTRCLPEPAIPPAEAEDGPTEGTRGVFCPPAKQEAVPPQPQSRAVSQGVTSAALRTPVVCFEPTAAHPPSSAATEVKMEATHPEVSLCHKVQWAQLTGSPHPEQNVELLKSNNVSLHDAYKMVMWAVDHMLDSICQNLEHGGYSWCKDATWPVVIQTDS